Proteins encoded within one genomic window of Bacteroides sedimenti:
- a CDS encoding tetratricopeptide repeat protein, whose protein sequence is MKKIIFIVVSILCSFNLSAQDSLATVQPLKATHRNFTAVRIANPTKAKGDSAYTHNDYASAIQIYESLLSTKGEAADVYYNLGNSYYKMNDMAKAILNYERALLLKPGDGDIRSNLEIARGKTVDKINPAPQIFFVSWTNALINCMGADQWAKLGVASFLLFIGGLYFFIFSKKVILKKIGFIASIALLVIVVLSNVFASHQKNRLINRAEAIIMTPSVTVKSTPNESGTELFIIHEGRKVTIKDSSMKEWKEIVLEDGNVGWVKTTDLEII, encoded by the coding sequence ATGAAGAAAATTATATTTATTGTTGTGAGCATTCTTTGCTCATTCAATCTTTCAGCCCAGGATTCGTTGGCAACTGTTCAGCCATTAAAGGCTACACATAGAAATTTCACTGCCGTAAGAATCGCCAATCCTACAAAGGCGAAGGGAGATAGTGCATATACACATAATGACTATGCTAGCGCCATTCAGATATATGAATCTCTGCTTAGTACAAAAGGGGAGGCTGCAGATGTGTATTATAACCTGGGAAACAGCTATTACAAGATGAACGATATGGCAAAAGCGATTCTCAACTATGAGCGTGCTTTGTTATTGAAACCTGGTGATGGTGATATTCGCTCAAATTTGGAAATTGCACGTGGAAAAACGGTGGATAAGATAAATCCGGCTCCCCAAATCTTTTTCGTGAGCTGGACAAATGCATTGATTAACTGTATGGGGGCTGATCAATGGGCAAAATTGGGCGTGGCATCTTTTCTTTTATTCATTGGAGGTCTATATTTCTTTATTTTTTCAAAAAAAGTAATTCTAAAGAAGATCGGCTTTATTGCTTCTATAGCTCTGCTTGTAATTGTTGTATTATCAAATGTATTTGCTTCACATCAGAAAAATCGCCTGATTAACCGTGCAGAAGCAATTATAATGACTCCAAGTGTGACTGTTAAGAGCACACCAAATGAGAGCGGAACAGAACTTTTTATTATCCATGAAGGCCGTAAAGTGACCATTAAAGATAGCTCAATGAAAGAATGGAAAGAGATAGTACTTGAGGATGGCAATGTGGGTTGGGTGAAAACAACTGATCTGGAAATCATTTAA
- a CDS encoding phosphatase PAP2 family protein produces MDIQQLIQYDKEALLALNGSNSTFWDGFMWVYTSTIIWIPLAIVLLYIIIRNNKLKEALLIILMIAVTVFICDRVSSGIFKPVFKRFRPAQDPELMYLVDIVNGYRGGRFGFISSHAANTFGLFTFTSLLIKKREYTIAFLIWALVTCYSRIYLGVHYLGDIICGAILGVVSAFLVFYLYKYITKKTDREKQVSYFGRCTDSRYAVSDINLILITLFSTIFFIMIVGMIIFNYRYL; encoded by the coding sequence ATGGATATACAGCAGCTGATACAATACGATAAAGAAGCGTTACTGGCATTAAATGGAAGTAACTCTACCTTTTGGGATGGATTTATGTGGGTGTACACAAGTACGATTATATGGATCCCGTTGGCAATTGTATTGCTGTATATTATCATCCGCAATAATAAATTAAAAGAAGCTCTATTAATAATCTTGATGATAGCGGTCACTGTTTTTATATGTGACCGCGTATCATCAGGTATTTTTAAGCCTGTATTCAAACGTTTCCGTCCGGCACAAGATCCTGAGTTAATGTATCTGGTTGATATTGTGAATGGATATAGAGGAGGACGTTTTGGATTTATATCCAGCCATGCTGCAAACACATTTGGACTGTTCACTTTTACCTCTCTTCTCATTAAAAAGAGGGAATATACTATAGCCTTCCTCATCTGGGCTTTAGTAACTTGTTATTCAAGAATTTATTTAGGAGTACATTATCTTGGTGACATCATCTGTGGAGCAATCTTGGGCGTCGTGTCAGCTTTTCTTGTCTTTTATTTATATAAATACATCACCAAAAAAACAGATAGAGAAAAGCAAGTTTCGTATTTTGGTAGGTGTACCGACAGCAGGTATGCTGTTTCAGATATCAATTTAATTCTGATCACCTTATTTTCTACAATCTTTTTCATAATGATAGTTGGAATGATTATATTCAATTATCGATATTTGTAA
- a CDS encoding tetratricopeptide repeat protein, whose translation MKKVLFTIALLLAAGFSSAQVKNVKQAKSLAEDVKPNFAEAQKLIDEALENAETKGQADTWNVAALIQKKINEKEIEKAYLRQPYDTLKSYNSLYKMMNYFLKCDELEQVPNEKGKVKFKYRKNNAATIMIERPNLINGGSQFYNLGKNKEALDFFGMYVDLAKAPMLEKEELAKKDTLLSMVSFYACLSASRMNDYPNAVKYGTIAKNDKTNGQDAMQLIAEAYKGMKDTVNWVQTLKEGVQTYPSSPYFFGYLIDYYSNSNKFADAMSFADQMIAKDPKNAYYLYVKGYLYQSMKNYDQAIEFYKKTIEVDPNNAEAYSNLGIAYWSQAVDYESKLTLNLNDPKYKGEQAKIKKFYENAKPFLEKAKELKPNNKELWLNGLYTVYYKLGIGGPEFDELAKEVEKAGK comes from the coding sequence ATGAAAAAAGTATTATTTACAATTGCCTTGCTGCTGGCTGCCGGTTTTTCTTCAGCTCAGGTGAAGAACGTAAAGCAAGCTAAAAGCCTCGCAGAAGATGTGAAGCCTAACTTCGCAGAGGCACAAAAGCTGATTGATGAAGCTTTGGAAAATGCCGAAACAAAAGGTCAAGCAGACACATGGAATGTTGCCGCTTTAATTCAAAAGAAAATCAATGAAAAGGAGATTGAAAAAGCTTATTTGAGACAACCATATGATACATTGAAGTCTTATAATAGCTTATACAAAATGATGAACTATTTCCTGAAATGTGACGAATTGGAACAGGTTCCAAACGAAAAAGGAAAGGTGAAATTTAAATATAGAAAGAATAATGCAGCAACTATCATGATTGAGAGACCAAATCTAATCAATGGTGGAAGCCAATTCTATAACTTAGGAAAGAATAAAGAAGCATTAGATTTCTTTGGCATGTATGTAGACCTGGCAAAAGCACCGATGTTGGAAAAAGAAGAACTTGCTAAAAAAGACACTCTTCTTTCAATGGTTTCTTTCTATGCATGTTTGTCAGCTTCAAGAATGAATGATTATCCTAATGCTGTAAAATACGGAACTATAGCAAAGAATGACAAAACTAACGGTCAGGATGCTATGCAATTAATTGCAGAAGCATATAAGGGAATGAAAGACACCGTTAACTGGGTTCAAACTTTGAAAGAAGGGGTGCAGACATATCCTAGCAGTCCATATTTCTTCGGCTATTTAATTGATTATTATAGCAATTCAAATAAATTTGCCGATGCTATGAGTTTTGCAGATCAAATGATTGCTAAAGATCCTAAAAACGCATATTACTTATACGTTAAAGGATATTTGTACCAAAGTATGAAAAACTACGATCAGGCAATTGAATTCTATAAGAAAACAATCGAAGTAGATCCTAATAATGCTGAAGCATATTCTAACCTCGGCATTGCATACTGGAGCCAAGCTGTAGATTATGAATCTAAATTGACCCTGAATTTAAATGACCCAAAATATAAAGGTGAGCAGGCTAAGATTAAGAAGTTCTATGAAAATGCCAAACCTTTTCTTGAAAAAGCAAAAGAACTGAAGCCAAATAACAAAGAATTATGGCTGAATGGTCTTTATACTGTATATTACAAACTTGGTATCGGAGGTCCTGAATTTGATGAACTTGCTAAAGAAGTTGAAAAAGCAGGAAAGTAA
- the gyrA gene encoding DNA gyrase subunit A: protein MLEQDRIIKINIEDEMKSSYIDYSMSVIVSRALPDVRDGFKPVHRRILFAMNELGNTSDKPYKKSARIVGEVLGKYHPHGDSSVYGAMVRMAQEWAMRYTLVDGQGNFGSVDGDSPAAMRYTEARLNKIGEEMMRDIDKETVDFQNNFDDTLQEPRVLPTRIPNLLVNGASGIAVGMATNMPPHNLSEVIDACVAYLENNNITIEELMQYVKAPDFPTGGYIYGISGVREAYLTGRGRVVMRAKANIESESTHDKIIVTEIPYNVNKAELIKTIADLVSEKRIEGISNVNDESDREGMRIVVDVKRDANSSVVLNKLFKMTAMQTSFGVNNIALVHGRPKMLNLYDLIANFIEHRHDVVIRRTQYDLRKAKERAHILEGLIIASDNIDEVIRIIRAAKTPNEAIAGLIARFNLTEIQSRAIVEMRLRQLTGLMQDQLHAEYEEIMKMIAYYEEILANEEVCRQVIKDELVEVKARFGDVRRSEIVYSSEEFNPEDFYSDDQMVITISHMGYIKRTPLAEFHSQNRGGVGSKGTETRDEDFVENIYPATMHNTMMFFTQKGKCYWLKVYEIPEGTKNSKGRAIQNLLNIDSDDKVNAFVRVPSLTDQEFINNNYIVFCTKRGVIKKTKLEQYSRPRQNGINAITIREDDQVIEVRMTNGDNEIIIANRNGRAIRFHESTVREMGRTATGVRGMTLDGDDDEVIGMICIKDKEAESIMVVSEQGYGKRSEIEDYRFTNRGGKGVKTLNVTEKTGKLVAIKSVTDENDLMIINKSGITIRLKVADVRIMGRATQGVRLINLEKRNDEIGSVCKVISESEEETDLEEDINNPENVSSVEQTNDEE from the coding sequence ATGCTTGAACAAGACAGAATTATAAAAATTAACATCGAGGACGAAATGAAATCATCATACATTGACTATTCAATGTCTGTGATTGTATCACGAGCTCTTCCTGATGTTAGAGATGGATTCAAACCCGTTCACCGTAGAATACTATTTGCGATGAATGAACTTGGTAACACTTCCGATAAACCTTATAAAAAGTCTGCCAGAATCGTCGGCGAAGTCTTAGGTAAGTACCATCCCCACGGTGATTCTTCAGTATATGGGGCAATGGTGAGAATGGCCCAAGAATGGGCTATGCGTTATACCTTGGTAGATGGACAAGGGAACTTCGGTTCTGTAGACGGTGACAGCCCAGCAGCAATGCGTTATACCGAAGCACGTCTAAACAAGATTGGGGAAGAAATGATGAGAGACATCGACAAAGAGACTGTTGATTTTCAAAACAACTTCGACGATACTCTCCAAGAACCACGAGTTCTGCCAACACGCATTCCAAACCTTTTGGTAAACGGTGCATCCGGTATTGCTGTTGGTATGGCAACTAATATGCCACCTCACAATCTATCCGAAGTAATTGACGCATGCGTGGCATATCTTGAAAATAATAATATAACAATCGAAGAGCTGATGCAATATGTTAAAGCTCCCGACTTCCCGACTGGTGGATATATTTACGGTATAAGCGGCGTTCGCGAAGCTTATCTTACCGGTAGAGGAAGGGTAGTTATGCGTGCAAAAGCCAATATTGAGAGCGAAAGTACACACGATAAGATCATAGTCACAGAAATCCCTTATAATGTTAATAAAGCAGAGCTGATTAAAACTATTGCAGACTTGGTTTCAGAGAAAAGAATTGAGGGAATTTCGAATGTTAATGACGAATCTGACCGTGAAGGTATGCGTATTGTTGTGGATGTGAAAAGAGATGCCAACTCAAGTGTTGTTCTGAATAAACTGTTCAAGATGACTGCAATGCAGACATCGTTCGGTGTAAACAACATTGCATTGGTACACGGACGTCCTAAAATGCTTAATCTGTACGATCTGATTGCCAATTTCATTGAACACAGACACGATGTTGTTATACGTCGTACTCAATACGATCTAAGAAAAGCAAAAGAACGTGCTCATATTCTGGAAGGACTAATAATAGCTTCTGATAATATTGATGAAGTAATCAGAATTATCAGGGCAGCAAAAACGCCTAACGAAGCTATTGCAGGCTTAATTGCCCGTTTTAATCTTACAGAAATTCAGTCTCGCGCAATCGTTGAAATGCGTCTTCGTCAGCTGACAGGCCTGATGCAGGATCAACTTCATGCAGAATATGAAGAAATCATGAAAATGATAGCGTACTACGAGGAAATACTTGCTAACGAGGAAGTTTGTCGTCAGGTTATCAAGGACGAACTTGTTGAAGTTAAAGCCAGATTTGGCGATGTGCGTCGTTCAGAAATAGTCTATTCTTCAGAAGAGTTCAATCCAGAAGACTTCTATTCTGACGATCAGATGGTTATCACAATTTCACATATGGGATATATTAAACGCACTCCGTTGGCTGAATTCCACTCACAGAATAGAGGTGGAGTAGGGTCCAAAGGTACAGAAACCAGGGATGAGGACTTCGTGGAAAATATCTATCCAGCTACAATGCATAACACCATGATGTTCTTTACGCAGAAAGGTAAATGCTATTGGTTGAAAGTATATGAGATACCTGAAGGCACTAAAAACTCAAAAGGCCGTGCCATTCAAAACCTCTTAAATATTGATTCAGATGATAAAGTAAATGCATTTGTCCGCGTTCCAAGTCTTACTGATCAAGAATTCATCAACAATAACTATATTGTATTCTGTACAAAACGTGGTGTTATCAAGAAAACAAAGCTTGAACAATACTCACGCCCACGCCAGAATGGTATTAACGCAATTACAATTCGCGAAGACGATCAAGTTATTGAAGTCCGTATGACAAATGGCGACAATGAAATCATCATAGCTAACCGCAATGGTCGTGCCATTCGTTTCCACGAAAGCACCGTGCGTGAAATGGGCCGAACAGCAACAGGAGTTCGTGGTATGACACTTGATGGAGATGATGATGAAGTAATTGGAATGATTTGTATAAAAGACAAGGAGGCAGAATCAATCATGGTTGTTTCTGAACAAGGTTATGGAAAACGTTCAGAGATTGAGGATTACCGTTTCACTAATCGCGGAGGGAAAGGAGTTAAAACTCTGAATGTGACAGAAAAAACTGGTAAGTTGGTTGCAATCAAGTCTGTTACTGACGAAAATGACCTCATGATCATCAATAAATCAGGTATCACAATCCGCCTGAAAGTAGCAGATGTACGAATCATGGGACGTGCAACACAAGGAGTAAGACTTATCAATCTTGAGAAACGCAACGACGAAATAGGGTCTGTATGTAAAGTAATCTCAGAAAGCGAAGAAGAAACGGATCTAGAAGAAGATATAAATAACCCAGAAAATGTCAGTTCTGTAGAACAGACAAACGATGAAGAATAA
- a CDS encoding DNA-binding protein, with protein sequence MNRTISFNELRKIKDSLPSGSMHRIADELNLDVETVRNFFGGSNFKEGKSVGLHTEPGPDGGLVMLDDTTVLELALKILKEHNINHREEVGEELVHT encoded by the coding sequence ATGAACAGAACAATATCATTCAATGAACTTAGAAAAATAAAAGATTCATTGCCAAGCGGAAGTATGCACAGGATCGCTGACGAATTAAATTTAGATGTCGAAACTGTGCGTAATTTTTTCGGGGGAAGTAATTTTAAGGAAGGAAAAAGTGTTGGATTACATACAGAGCCTGGTCCGGATGGCGGTTTGGTAATGCTTGATGATACAACAGTTCTTGAACTCGCTTTGAAAATATTAAAGGAACATAATATTAATCATAGGGAAGAGGTCGGAGAAGAACTGGTACATACTTAG
- a CDS encoding universal stress protein, which produces MEEKLVTLAILTYAKAQILKSVLEKEGIKSYIQNVDLIKPAVSSGVRLRIRESDLPQALKITESNLWLSEDIIGEKPIEIEKTNKVLIPIDFSDYSMKACEFGFGFAKTFGNEVVLLHVYFTPRYMPSIPYNDVFSYTGPDEESIKNVIKKVNEDLNNFSDKIKTKIDTGEFPNVKFSCVLKEGIPEEEILRYAKNNSPSIIVMGTRGKNKKDADIIGSVTAEVIDRSRTLVFVVPENTPFKIFNEVKKVAFITNFDQRDLIAFDSLVQRLNAFKFTVTLIHLATLKDTWNEIKLAGIKDYFQRQYPDLEIFYEIVMDDNLGQNLDAFIQKNKIDVITITSYKRNMFARLFNPSIAMKMIFHTDTPLFVISDKK; this is translated from the coding sequence ATGGAAGAGAAATTAGTAACTTTAGCTATATTAACTTATGCTAAAGCCCAGATCTTGAAAAGTGTATTAGAAAAGGAAGGCATAAAATCTTACATTCAAAATGTAGACCTCATTAAACCCGCTGTGTCTTCCGGTGTTCGTTTAAGAATCAGAGAAAGCGATTTGCCACAGGCTCTAAAGATTACGGAAAGTAATCTCTGGCTCTCTGAAGATATAATAGGGGAGAAGCCTATTGAAATAGAGAAAACTAACAAGGTGCTTATACCAATTGACTTCTCTGATTACTCAATGAAAGCTTGTGAGTTTGGTTTTGGTTTTGCGAAAACATTTGGTAATGAAGTTGTTCTACTTCATGTGTATTTTACTCCCAGATATATGCCTTCAATACCTTATAATGATGTGTTTAGCTACACAGGGCCAGATGAAGAGTCAATTAAAAATGTAATAAAAAAAGTAAACGAAGACCTTAATAATTTTTCAGATAAAATTAAAACAAAAATTGATACTGGAGAGTTCCCGAATGTGAAATTTAGTTGCGTACTAAAAGAAGGAATTCCTGAAGAAGAAATTCTTAGGTATGCAAAGAATAATTCACCCAGCATAATTGTTATGGGAACCAGAGGAAAAAACAAAAAAGACGCAGATATTATTGGTAGTGTCACAGCAGAAGTAATTGATAGAAGCCGGACACTTGTTTTTGTCGTTCCTGAAAATACGCCTTTTAAAATATTTAATGAAGTAAAGAAGGTTGCTTTCATCACGAATTTTGACCAGCGAGATTTGATTGCTTTTGATTCATTAGTCCAAAGACTTAATGCTTTTAAATTCACAGTAACGCTGATTCATTTAGCAACATTGAAAGATACCTGGAATGAGATTAAATTAGCTGGAATCAAAGATTATTTCCAGAGACAATATCCTGATCTAGAAATATTCTATGAAATTGTGATGGATGATAATCTGGGACAGAATCTTGACGCTTTTATTCAAAAAAACAAGATTGATGTTATTACCATTACATCTTATAAAAGAAATATGTTTGCTCGCTTATTTAATCCAAGCATTGCAATGAAGATGATTTTCCATACAGATACGCCTTTATTCGTGATCAGCGATAAAAAATAA
- a CDS encoding ATP-dependent Clp protease ATP-binding subunit, which translates to MDNQFSQKVSEVIIYSKEEANRLNNGFIGPEHLFLGLLRNGDGKAVEILSKLNINFPEIKSKIESILRETASPNGFMVDDIVLTAEASKVLKMCILEARLLKSPVADTEHMLLAILKENDNMVSKVLDENNIRYNNVFEQLTLQPDINAGLGFSEDDEEEDDDMQRPDDASNNMKQQTQAPPRKTSNETPVLDNFGTDMTRAAEEGKLDPIIGREKEIERVAQILSRRKKNNPILIGEPGVGKSAIVEGLALRITQKKVSRILFDKRVISLDMTSVVAGTKYRGQFEERIRSILNELQKNPNIILFIDEIHTIVGAGSATGSMDAANMLKPALARGEIQCIGATTTDEYRKNIEKDGALERRFQKVMVEPTTPEETLQILRNIKEKYEDHHNVTYTDEALMACVRLTERYVTDRNFPDKAIDALDEAGSRVHLANINVPKEIEDQEKLIDETKNKKNEAVKLQNYELAASFRDKEKEYANQLEEMKRNWEASIKLNRQRVDEEEIAEVVSMISGIPVQRMAQAEGMKLARMKEDLLSKVVAQDSAVDKLVKAIRRSRVGLKDPNRPIGTFMFLGPTGVGKTLLAKELAKYMFGSSDALIRIDMSEYMEKFTVSRLVGAPPGYVGYEEGGQLTERVRRKPYSIVLLDEIEKAHPDVFNILLQIMDEGRLTDSYGKTVDFKNTVLIMTSNIGTRQLKEFGHGVGFATQSRLDDKEFARGVIQKALNKSFAPEFINRIDEIITFDQLNLEAITKIVDIELAGIFNRIESIGYKLIVTEAAKKFLASKGYDVQFGARPLKRAIQNYLEDGLSEIIITSSIKEGDTISVDYIEGNEELNMTVIKPLEN; encoded by the coding sequence ATGGATAATCAATTCTCACAAAAAGTATCGGAAGTCATAATCTATAGCAAAGAAGAAGCTAATAGATTGAATAATGGCTTCATTGGTCCAGAACATCTGTTTCTTGGACTGCTTCGAAATGGTGACGGTAAAGCTGTGGAGATACTCTCCAAACTGAATATAAATTTCCCTGAAATTAAGAGTAAGATTGAGAGTATACTTCGTGAAACGGCAAGTCCAAACGGATTTATGGTCGATGATATTGTACTGACCGCAGAAGCCTCTAAAGTTTTAAAAATGTGTATTTTGGAAGCTAGATTACTTAAGAGTCCGGTAGCTGATACAGAACATATGCTTCTGGCAATACTTAAAGAAAATGATAATATGGTTTCGAAGGTTTTGGATGAAAATAACATCAGGTATAACAATGTGTTCGAACAACTTACTTTGCAGCCTGATATTAATGCTGGTCTAGGGTTCAGTGAAGACGATGAAGAAGAGGATGATGATATGCAGCGTCCGGATGATGCATCGAATAATATGAAACAACAGACGCAGGCTCCTCCTCGTAAAACTTCCAATGAGACTCCGGTTCTTGACAATTTTGGCACAGATATGACACGTGCGGCAGAAGAAGGCAAACTGGATCCAATTATAGGGCGTGAAAAAGAAATAGAACGTGTTGCTCAGATTCTTAGCCGCAGAAAAAAGAATAACCCGATTTTGATCGGCGAACCCGGAGTTGGTAAGTCGGCAATTGTTGAAGGGCTTGCATTGCGAATCACCCAGAAAAAAGTATCACGCATATTGTTTGATAAAAGGGTAATATCACTTGATATGACATCGGTTGTGGCTGGCACTAAGTACCGTGGACAGTTTGAGGAGCGTATTCGATCCATTCTCAATGAATTACAAAAGAATCCGAATATTATTCTTTTCATCGATGAAATTCATACTATTGTTGGTGCAGGTTCTGCTACCGGTTCCATGGATGCGGCAAATATGTTGAAGCCAGCCCTTGCTCGTGGTGAAATACAGTGCATTGGGGCAACCACTACCGATGAATACAGGAAAAATATTGAAAAGGATGGTGCATTAGAACGTCGTTTTCAAAAGGTAATGGTTGAACCTACAACTCCGGAAGAAACCTTGCAGATTCTTCGTAATATCAAGGAGAAATATGAAGATCATCACAACGTAACTTACACAGATGAAGCTTTAATGGCATGCGTAAGACTGACTGAACGTTATGTAACCGATCGTAATTTCCCGGATAAGGCAATTGATGCGTTAGATGAAGCTGGATCACGTGTGCATCTGGCTAATATTAATGTGCCTAAAGAGATTGAAGATCAGGAGAAACTGATTGATGAAACAAAAAATAAAAAGAATGAAGCGGTAAAACTCCAGAATTATGAATTGGCAGCCAGTTTCAGAGATAAAGAGAAAGAGTACGCCAATCAGTTGGAAGAGATGAAACGTAATTGGGAAGCCAGTATTAAACTGAACAGACAAAGAGTAGATGAGGAAGAAATTGCAGAAGTGGTTTCTATGATATCGGGTATACCTGTACAGCGTATGGCGCAGGCTGAGGGTATGAAGCTTGCCAGAATGAAAGAAGATCTGCTTTCAAAGGTTGTTGCTCAGGATTCGGCTGTAGATAAACTCGTTAAGGCTATTCGCAGGAGTCGTGTAGGACTTAAAGACCCCAATCGTCCTATAGGTACGTTTATGTTCTTGGGTCCAACTGGGGTAGGTAAAACCTTATTGGCCAAAGAGCTGGCAAAATATATGTTTGGTTCATCTGATGCCTTGATTCGGATAGATATGAGTGAATATATGGAAAAATTCACTGTTTCGCGCTTAGTTGGAGCTCCTCCGGGATATGTTGGCTACGAAGAGGGAGGCCAACTTACAGAAAGGGTAAGAAGAAAACCTTATTCAATTGTTCTTCTTGATGAGATTGAGAAGGCGCATCCGGATGTATTTAATATATTACTCCAGATCATGGATGAGGGACGGTTGACTGATAGCTATGGTAAAACTGTAGATTTCAAGAATACTGTATTGATTATGACTTCTAATATAGGAACGCGTCAGTTGAAAGAATTTGGTCACGGTGTAGGGTTTGCCACACAAAGTCGACTGGATGATAAGGAGTTTGCACGTGGTGTCATTCAGAAAGCTTTGAATAAGTCATTTGCGCCTGAATTTATTAACCGTATTGATGAGATTATCACATTCGACCAGTTGAATCTGGAAGCTATTACCAAAATTGTAGATATTGAATTGGCTGGAATTTTTAATCGTATAGAATCAATTGGTTATAAGCTGATTGTAACCGAAGCAGCAAAAAAATTCCTGGCAAGTAAAGGATACGATGTACAGTTTGGTGCTCGTCCGCTGAAAAGAGCTATTCAGAATTATCTGGAAGATGGACTATCGGAAATCATTATTACATCCTCAATTAAGGAAGGCGATACGATTTCGGTGGATTATATAGAAGGAAATGAAGAATTAAATATGACAGTTATTAAACCATTGGAGAATTAA